One Ignavibacterium sp. DNA segment encodes these proteins:
- the hrcA gene encoding heat-inducible transcriptional repressor HrcA yields MASILHENLNEREKLILRSIIQQFILTASPVGSRNITKRFDVGVSPATVRNIMSELEDSGYINHPHTSAGRVPTDKGYRYYVDSLMEISELKASEKGLIDKSLDTQLIEKEQILKVASKLLSSITKQIACVTYPTLDKGILTKIQLVSLSSTRLLVIVSIQSGLIKTITLEFDSEIEASSLHEIESILNERLNGLTFQEIRQTAKERLIDIEDSEKPIMRLFVDSVDKIFTNVQPEEKILITGATNIIQHPEFEDPEKFQSVIELIEDKDIIIHILDKKKPDKSDNIIISIGTENEDEKLHEYSLITKEYSFGETSGTVGIIGPKRMEYSKVVAIISYLGDMLTEVLTGNK; encoded by the coding sequence ATGGCATCGATACTTCACGAAAATCTAAATGAACGGGAGAAATTGATACTGCGATCAATTATACAGCAGTTTATTTTAACTGCTTCTCCGGTTGGTTCAAGAAATATTACAAAAAGATTTGATGTCGGAGTTTCACCGGCAACAGTTAGAAACATAATGTCTGAGCTTGAAGACTCTGGTTATATTAATCATCCTCATACCTCCGCCGGAAGAGTTCCAACAGATAAAGGATATAGATATTATGTTGATTCACTGATGGAAATCTCTGAATTGAAAGCCTCCGAAAAGGGATTAATAGACAAAAGTCTTGATACTCAGTTAATTGAGAAAGAACAAATACTAAAAGTTGCTTCCAAATTGCTTAGCAGTATTACCAAACAGATAGCTTGTGTTACATATCCAACACTTGATAAAGGAATACTAACCAAGATTCAACTCGTTTCACTTTCAAGTACCAGATTGTTAGTTATAGTTAGTATTCAATCAGGTCTGATAAAAACAATTACTTTGGAATTTGATTCAGAAATTGAAGCAAGTTCTTTACACGAAATAGAATCAATACTAAATGAGCGATTAAACGGTCTAACATTTCAGGAAATAAGACAAACAGCTAAAGAGAGACTGATAGATATTGAAGATTCAGAAAAGCCCATAATGCGTTTATTTGTAGATTCTGTCGATAAAATTTTTACTAATGTTCAGCCTGAAGAAAAAATACTGATTACAGGAGCAACAAACATAATTCAGCACCCTGAATTTGAAGACCCTGAAAAATTTCAGAGTGTTATTGAACTTATTGAAGATAAAGATATTATAATACATATATTAGATAAGAAAAAACCTGATAAATCTGATAACATAATCATTTCAATCGGTACCGAAAACGAAGATGAAAAACTTCACGAATACAGTCTAATTACAAAAGAGTATTCCTTTGGAGAAACATCTGGTACGGTTGGCATAATAGGACCAAAAAGAATGGAGTATTCGAAAGTTGTAGCAATCATCTCATATCTTGGAGATATGTTAACAGAAGTATTAACAGGAAATAAATAA
- a CDS encoding cytochrome b/b6 domain-containing protein, whose translation MKKKQVYVYKAFERFWHWMQAILIFFLAFSGFEIHGSYTFFGFRDAVKYHNIAAYMLIILIVFAIFWHFATGEWRQYIPSFKNIAAQLNYYIFGIFKNTPHPTKKTVLSKLNPLQKLTYFGLKILVIPVIVTSGLLYMLYRYPQRYGIESLNIESLELIAIIHTIAAFFLISFIIAHLYLITTGEKITTNLKAMLTGYEELEEHQDEVKRTSSEKSE comes from the coding sequence ATGAAAAAGAAGCAAGTTTATGTCTATAAAGCTTTTGAAAGATTCTGGCATTGGATGCAGGCGATCTTGATTTTTTTCTTAGCTTTCAGCGGATTTGAAATACATGGATCTTACACATTTTTCGGTTTTAGAGATGCAGTTAAATATCATAACATAGCTGCTTATATGCTAATTATTCTTATTGTCTTTGCAATCTTCTGGCATTTTGCTACAGGCGAGTGGAGACAATATATTCCTTCATTTAAAAACATAGCAGCACAACTTAACTATTACATTTTTGGAATTTTTAAAAATACTCCGCATCCAACAAAAAAAACGGTATTAAGTAAACTCAATCCATTGCAAAAGCTTACTTATTTTGGACTGAAGATATTAGTAATTCCGGTTATTGTTACATCAGGGTTACTTTATATGCTTTACAGATATCCGCAAAGATATGGAATAGAATCCCTGAATATTGAATCATTAGAGCTTATTGCAATTATTCATACGATAGCTGCTTTTTTTCTTATCTCGTTTATTATAGCACATTTATATCTGATTACAACCGGCGAAAAAATTACTACAAACTTAAAAGCAATGTTAACTGGTTACGAAGAATTAGAAGAACATCAAGATGAAGTGAAAAGAACTTCGTCAGAAAAATCGGAATAG
- the rsmD gene encoding 16S rRNA (guanine(966)-N(2))-methyltransferase RsmD has product MRIRIISGIFKGRFITVPQSREIRPTTDRVKETLFNLLNNRIDFDGIEVLDFYSGSGSLGLECISRGAKHVTFVERDFKIYKNLLENIKSLSVEDYCKVIRMNATDYSNKMPDKQYDLILADPPFFKDDIYEVVKNILQNNYLKNDARMVVERSVQTKVKDIENFKTEPFKIIGDSCLYEIFQK; this is encoded by the coding sequence ATGAGAATAAGAATCATTTCCGGAATATTTAAAGGAAGATTTATTACTGTGCCTCAGTCCAGAGAGATTCGCCCCACAACTGACAGAGTAAAAGAAACATTGTTCAATTTACTTAATAACAGAATTGATTTTGACGGGATTGAAGTTCTGGATTTTTATTCAGGTTCAGGCTCACTCGGATTAGAGTGTATTAGCCGAGGGGCAAAGCATGTTACTTTTGTTGAACGAGACTTTAAGATATATAAAAACCTATTGGAAAATATTAAATCGCTTAGTGTTGAAGATTACTGCAAAGTGATACGAATGAATGCAACAGACTATTCTAATAAAATGCCTGATAAACAGTATGATCTTATACTTGCTGATCCGCCATTTTTTAAAGATGATATCTACGAGGTAGTTAAAAATATTTTGCAAAACAATTATCTTAAAAACGATGCAAGAATGGTTGTTGAACGATCTGTTCAAACTAAAGTTAAAGATATAGAAAATTTTAAAACTGAGCCGTTCAAAATTATCGGCGACTCCTGCCTTTATGAGATATTTCAAAAATAA
- a CDS encoding DUF971 domain-containing protein, whose translation MKPKQIKIKDKADLSITWQDDSITVIPLKYLRDECPCASCKGETILLRTYRPPKPTIFSENMYKVSNINIVGGYAIQISWKDGHDTGIYSWDYLKTLEDGIDNNSEQKYNRLI comes from the coding sequence ATGAAGCCAAAACAAATTAAAATCAAAGATAAAGCTGATTTATCAATAACGTGGCAGGATGACAGCATAACAGTTATCCCGTTAAAATATCTTAGAGATGAATGCCCTTGCGCAAGCTGCAAAGGCGAAACTATTTTACTTAGAACTTACAGACCACCAAAACCAACTATTTTTTCAGAGAATATGTATAAGGTTTCAAATATTAATATTGTCGGTGGTTATGCAATTCAGATTTCATGGAAAGATGGACACGATACCGGTATTTATTCCTGGGATTATTTAAAAACTCTTGAAGATGGAATAGATAACAATTCAGAACAAAAGTATAACAGACTTATATGA
- the grpE gene encoding nucleotide exchange factor GrpE, with protein MSKKNVNDEKLEELNQTNQTENEVKEEVNNEQQTSEKLSDEEKIKALEAEVANYKDLMLRKAAEFENYKRRTENEQINLLKYAAESLIIKLLPTIDDFERSLSHMSEETDVQKIKEGIQLIYNNFLKTLDEQGVQKIESVGKPFNFEFHEALMQRPDDSVPPHTVLDELETGYIYKDHVIRYAKVIVSEE; from the coding sequence ATGTCTAAAAAAAATGTTAATGATGAAAAACTTGAAGAGTTAAACCAAACTAATCAAACAGAAAATGAAGTGAAAGAAGAAGTAAATAATGAGCAGCAAACATCTGAAAAATTATCTGACGAAGAAAAGATAAAAGCTTTAGAAGCAGAAGTAGCTAATTACAAAGACTTGATGCTCCGTAAAGCAGCAGAGTTTGAGAATTATAAACGGCGAACCGAAAATGAACAAATAAATTTATTAAAATATGCCGCTGAATCATTAATCATTAAACTTCTTCCTACAATAGATGATTTTGAAAGATCATTATCTCATATGTCTGAAGAAACTGATGTTCAAAAAATTAAAGAAGGTATCCAGCTTATTTACAATAATTTTTTAAAAACACTTGATGAACAAGGTGTACAGAAAATTGAATCAGTTGGTAAACCATTTAATTTTGAGTTCCACGAAGCTTTGATGCAAAGACCTGATGATTCTGTTCCACCGCACACAGTTCTTGATGAATTGGAAACAGGTTACATTTATAAAGATCATGTTATAAGATATGCTAAAGTTATTGTAAGTGAAGAATAA
- a CDS encoding tetrathionate reductase family octaheme c-type cytochrome, giving the protein MRKIIVILAFIGLMIIIAIGFFSQKDYEPTTLMKLKEKYSKKYFPSVDHSKFTSLQQKFSAPQQVTAACISCHNKRHQEVMQSNHWNWEREEYVEGKGIVYLGKKNAINNFCIGTQGNEKSCAKCHIGYGMTSEGKSFTDSTSVDCLVCHDNTETYVKGTEMGGMPLTTLDFNAIAQSVGKPKLSNCGVCHFYGGGGNNVKHGDLDEAMFETTRDVDVHMGIDGAKLQCVDCHTTEKHNISGKVYSLSSMNMNRNTCEQCHTATPHEDNILNEHTIKVACQSCHIPIYAKVNSTKMTWDWSTAGKLRNGEPYEENDSLGNHTYLSIKGDFTWDRNVVPDYIWFNGTASHYLEGDLITDTTKPLILNQLHGSYADDESKIYPVKIHKAKQPFDPVNKILIQPKLFADKKGEGALWIDFDWHSAADEGMKEANLPFSGQISFINTEMYWPVNHMVSVKENTLDCNSCHTRENSRLAGLKDFYMPGRDYSNIVEVGGVWMLILTLIGVLAHASVRIVIAIRSKKGGI; this is encoded by the coding sequence ATGAGAAAGATAATTGTAATTCTTGCTTTCATCGGTTTAATGATAATTATTGCAATTGGCTTCTTTTCCCAAAAAGACTATGAGCCAACTACTTTAATGAAATTGAAAGAAAAATATTCGAAAAAATATTTTCCGTCTGTTGATCATTCAAAGTTTACATCACTTCAGCAAAAATTTTCAGCTCCTCAGCAGGTTACAGCAGCATGCATAAGCTGTCACAATAAACGGCATCAGGAAGTAATGCAGTCAAATCACTGGAACTGGGAAAGAGAAGAATATGTTGAGGGAAAAGGAATTGTATATCTGGGTAAAAAAAATGCGATAAATAATTTTTGTATTGGAACTCAGGGCAATGAAAAAAGCTGTGCAAAATGCCACATAGGTTATGGAATGACTTCTGAAGGTAAGTCTTTTACTGATTCTACTAGTGTTGATTGTTTAGTTTGCCATGATAATACCGAAACTTATGTAAAGGGTACTGAAATGGGAGGAATGCCCTTAACCACTTTAGATTTTAATGCAATTGCTCAAAGTGTTGGCAAACCAAAATTAAGTAACTGCGGTGTTTGTCATTTTTATGGTGGCGGAGGCAATAATGTTAAACATGGTGATCTTGATGAAGCTATGTTTGAAACAACCAGGGATGTTGATGTTCATATGGGGATTGATGGTGCTAAGCTGCAGTGTGTTGATTGCCATACAACTGAAAAGCATAATATTTCCGGAAAGGTTTATTCACTTTCATCAATGAATATGAATAGAAATACGTGCGAACAATGCCACACAGCAACACCGCACGAAGATAATATTTTAAACGAGCATACAATTAAAGTTGCATGTCAAAGCTGCCATATACCCATTTATGCTAAAGTAAATTCAACTAAGATGACATGGGATTGGTCAACCGCAGGCAAATTAAGAAATGGTGAACCTTATGAAGAAAATGATAGTTTAGGTAATCACACTTATTTGTCTATTAAGGGAGATTTTACCTGGGATAGAAATGTTGTTCCTGATTATATATGGTTTAATGGTACAGCTTCGCATTATCTTGAAGGTGATCTGATAACCGACACAACCAAACCTTTGATATTAAATCAACTGCATGGGTCTTATGCTGACGATGAATCAAAGATTTATCCAGTAAAAATTCATAAAGCAAAACAACCGTTTGATCCTGTTAACAAGATTTTAATTCAGCCTAAACTATTTGCCGATAAAAAAGGTGAAGGCGCACTATGGATAGATTTTGATTGGCATTCAGCCGCTGATGAAGGAATGAAAGAAGCAAATCTTCCGTTCAGCGGACAGATATCATTTATTAATACTGAAATGTACTGGCCTGTAAATCATATGGTTTCTGTAAAAGAAAACACGCTTGATTGTAATAGCTGTCATACAAGAGAAAACAGCAGACTTGCTGGGCTTAAAGATTTTTATATGCCCGGAAGAGACTATTCTAATATTGTTGAAGTAGGCGGAGTTTGGATGTTGATACTTACATTAATCGGTGTGCTTGCACACGCTTCGGTTAGAATAGTTATCGCAATAAGATCAAAGAAAGGAGGCATCTAA
- a CDS encoding hemolysin family protein, with product MELVLVFLLLLFINFILAASEIALASFGESKIEELKQKQDKDVPYFEELNKNEEQVYSSIQLTSKFLIVIISVLGYLIFSNWIYNQALTLTGFYNYLDTAITIVITSIVITIIILVFNVLVPKAIAYRYSDSIGKKSIKIILIISKALKFITSGITAISNLILLPFKEKINFSQERPTEDEILDIISDGVKSGTIDEADQEIIENIFEFNDLKADEVMIPRTEMIAVNLNEENEKNINLIIKSGHTLVPVYENSLDNIVGILHTKDLMRAIIEKRNLNLKSLIRPACFVPETKLISEILKDMQKQGEKIAIVTDEYGGTEGVVTIEDILEEIVGEIKDKTQSEIQSYSKLPDGKFYVLGSMFIDEFNDTFNFKLDESDEYNTIAGFVADKSGKILDVGEKFEFDGLIFELIKKIRQKMVQFRVYDEAGNFSLSSQVELS from the coding sequence ATGGAATTGGTTCTTGTATTTTTACTGCTTCTATTTATTAACTTTATTCTTGCAGCATCAGAAATTGCATTAGCATCATTTGGTGAATCAAAAATTGAAGAACTAAAACAAAAGCAGGATAAAGATGTTCCATACTTTGAAGAATTGAATAAAAATGAAGAGCAGGTGTATAGCAGCATTCAGCTCACTTCTAAATTTTTAATAGTTATAATTTCAGTATTAGGCTATCTTATTTTTTCAAACTGGATTTATAATCAGGCTCTAACACTTACAGGTTTTTACAACTATTTAGATACTGCTATAACTATTGTTATAACATCAATAGTAATTACAATTATAATTTTGGTATTTAATGTACTTGTCCCGAAAGCGATTGCTTATCGTTACTCAGATTCTATTGGTAAAAAATCTATTAAGATAATTTTAATAATATCCAAAGCACTTAAATTTATAACTTCAGGTATAACAGCAATCAGTAATCTTATTTTATTACCCTTTAAAGAAAAGATCAACTTCTCACAAGAACGTCCTACAGAGGATGAAATACTTGATATAATTTCGGATGGAGTAAAATCAGGTACTATTGATGAAGCAGACCAGGAAATTATTGAAAATATTTTTGAGTTTAATGATTTGAAAGCCGATGAAGTAATGATTCCAAGAACAGAAATGATTGCTGTTAATTTGAATGAAGAAAATGAGAAAAACATAAACTTAATAATTAAGTCTGGACATACTCTGGTTCCTGTTTACGAAAACTCATTGGATAACATTGTTGGGATACTTCATACTAAAGATTTAATGCGTGCGATAATTGAAAAAAGGAATTTAAATCTTAAATCTTTGATTCGACCTGCATGTTTTGTCCCGGAAACAAAACTTATTTCAGAAATTTTAAAGGATATGCAAAAACAAGGAGAAAAAATTGCTATTGTAACTGATGAATACGGCGGAACAGAAGGTGTTGTAACGATAGAAGATATTCTTGAAGAAATTGTTGGAGAGATAAAAGATAAAACACAGAGCGAAATACAAAGTTACAGCAAATTGCCCGATGGTAAGTTTTATGTGCTGGGATCAATGTTTATTGATGAGTTTAATGATACATTTAATTTTAAACTGGATGAATCGGATGAGTATAATACTATTGCAGGATTTGTTGCAGATAAATCAGGTAAAATTTTAGATGTGGGCGAAAAATTTGAATTTGATGGATTAATATTTGAATTGATCAAAAAGATCAGGCAAAAGATGGTTCAATTCAGAGTTTATGACGAAGCTGGCAACTTCAGTCTTAGTTCGCAAGTTGAATTAAGTTAG
- a CDS encoding RNA methyltransferase, with translation MISKNDLKYYSSLLIKKYRTQEEKFIVEGLKIVEEGLNSNYSNEVVFVTPLFAESFSEIVSLLKKKVNKIIELKSSEFQRISDTKAPQGIAAVFEKKYPKRKLTELKENILVLIDNISDPGNLGTIIRTCDWFGIYNILITNESVEYLNPKVLRSSMGSVFHLNIYDEVFENDIINLKSEGYQIISSDTKGKNVFNFNPAAKSVLVFSNESTGPSEMISGLADKTITIPGKGRAESLNVSTAAAIIISTIVNKQ, from the coding sequence ATGATCTCAAAAAACGATCTTAAATATTATTCATCTCTATTAATTAAAAAATATCGCACTCAAGAAGAAAAATTTATTGTTGAAGGATTAAAAATTGTTGAAGAGGGATTAAACAGTAATTATTCCAACGAGGTTGTTTTTGTAACTCCGCTATTTGCTGAATCATTTTCTGAAATTGTTTCTTTATTAAAGAAAAAAGTTAATAAAATTATTGAATTGAAGTCATCTGAATTTCAGCGAATATCAGACACTAAAGCACCTCAAGGTATAGCCGCTGTTTTCGAGAAAAAATATCCTAAGAGAAAGTTAACTGAATTAAAAGAAAACATACTTGTTCTGATTGATAATATTTCTGATCCCGGTAATCTTGGTACAATTATAAGAACTTGCGATTGGTTTGGGATTTATAATATTCTGATAACAAATGAATCTGTTGAATATTTAAATCCTAAAGTCCTCCGTTCTTCAATGGGTTCTGTTTTTCATCTTAATATTTATGATGAAGTTTTTGAAAATGATATTATTAATCTAAAGTCAGAAGGTTATCAGATAATTAGTTCCGATACTAAAGGAAAAAATGTTTTTAATTTTAATCCTGCAGCAAAGTCTGTTCTGGTTTTCTCAAATGAATCTACCGGACCCTCGGAAATGATAAGTGGACTTGCTGATAAAACAATTACTATCCCGGGTAAAGGCAGAGCAGAATCACTTAATGTTTCTACGGCAGCAGCAATAATTATTTCAACAATTGTAAATAAACAGTAA
- the dnaJ gene encoding molecular chaperone DnaJ translates to MSKRDYYEVLGVTRNATKDDLKKAYRKLAMQYHPDRNPGNKEAEDKFKEAAEAYEILNNDDKRARYDRFGHNGVKGSGFGSQGFSDINDIFSHFSDIFGGGSSIFDDFFGSGQQRGRQRSKGVPGSDLKVTLKLTLEEIATGVTKKIKIKKQIICDQCSGTGAEGSTSRKKCPICNGTGEIKSVSRSVFGQFVNITACANCNGEGEVIDTPCKKCSGDGRINNESTIKIDVPPGVHEGSYMTLRGEGNAGKRGGHPGDIIVVFKEEEHEYFVREEDDILYELSITFPEAVLGTEVDVPTLNGKARLKIDSGTPSGKLLKMRDKGIKHLNHSGYGDQIIKININIPKKLSNKEKELLKELANQPNFKSIDKENGNGIFSRFGL, encoded by the coding sequence ATGAGTAAAAGAGATTATTACGAAGTATTGGGAGTTACAAGGAACGCTACAAAAGACGATCTTAAAAAAGCCTACCGAAAACTTGCAATGCAATATCATCCGGATAGAAACCCCGGAAATAAAGAAGCAGAGGACAAATTCAAAGAAGCAGCTGAAGCTTATGAAATCCTAAATAACGATGACAAACGTGCAAGATACGATCGTTTCGGTCATAATGGAGTTAAAGGTAGCGGATTTGGCTCTCAGGGGTTTTCTGATATCAATGATATATTTTCACACTTTTCAGATATTTTTGGCGGCGGCTCTTCTATCTTTGATGACTTTTTTGGAAGCGGTCAGCAAAGAGGAAGACAAAGAAGTAAAGGTGTACCTGGTTCAGATCTTAAAGTTACCCTTAAACTTACGCTGGAAGAAATTGCAACCGGAGTAACAAAGAAAATTAAAATAAAAAAACAAATCATCTGCGATCAATGTTCCGGAACAGGCGCTGAAGGTAGTACTTCCAGAAAAAAATGCCCAATTTGTAATGGAACCGGCGAAATAAAATCAGTTTCAAGATCTGTATTCGGACAGTTTGTTAACATAACTGCTTGTGCAAATTGCAATGGAGAAGGTGAAGTTATTGATACACCCTGTAAAAAATGCTCTGGCGATGGCAGAATTAATAACGAATCAACAATAAAAATTGATGTGCCTCCTGGTGTTCACGAGGGAAGTTATATGACATTGCGAGGTGAAGGAAATGCAGGCAAACGAGGCGGTCATCCGGGTGACATAATAGTTGTATTTAAAGAAGAAGAGCATGAATATTTTGTAAGAGAAGAAGATGATATTTTATATGAACTTTCCATTACATTCCCTGAAGCTGTATTAGGTACCGAGGTTGATGTTCCAACTTTAAATGGCAAAGCAAGATTAAAAATAGATTCTGGAACTCCATCAGGTAAATTGTTGAAAATGAGAGATAAAGGGATAAAGCATCTGAACCACTCCGGCTATGGCGATCAAATAATTAAAATTAACATAAATATTCCTAAAAAATTGTCTAATAAAGAAAAAGAATTACTTAAAGAATTAGCAAACCAACCAAACTTCAAATCGATAGATAAAGAAAATGGTAATGGAATTTTTAGTAGATTCGGACTTTGA
- a CDS encoding helix-hairpin-helix domain-containing protein produces MLEKLSKKSGLTKTEIKILGFFISVFLIGVVYKTFFTKESSQYLSFDYAKEDTKFYALTSDSVSLNSQKSGSTNVDYKQEVLDFNTQNFKNINKKILPAEKSINLNTATADELSNLPGIGVKTAQIIIEYRHSIKKFKSIEQLLNVKNIGEKKLMQIRKYVYID; encoded by the coding sequence ATGCTTGAAAAGCTGTCAAAAAAAAGCGGGTTAACTAAAACTGAGATAAAAATTTTAGGATTTTTTATATCTGTATTCCTTATTGGGGTTGTTTACAAAACATTCTTTACAAAGGAAAGCAGTCAATATCTCAGTTTTGATTATGCCAAAGAAGATACAAAATTTTATGCTTTAACATCAGACTCGGTATCTTTAAATAGTCAAAAAAGTGGCAGTACAAATGTTGATTATAAGCAGGAAGTTTTAGATTTTAACACTCAGAATTTTAAGAATATTAATAAGAAAATTCTGCCTGCTGAAAAAAGTATAAATCTTAATACAGCTACAGCGGATGAGTTGTCTAATTTACCGGGCATAGGCGTAAAGACAGCTCAAATAATTATAGAATATCGACATAGTATTAAGAAATTTAAAAGTATTGAACAGCTTTTAAATGTTAAGAACATCGGCGAAAAAAAACTTATGCAAATTAGAAAATATGTTTATATCGATTAA
- the coaD gene encoding pantetheine-phosphate adenylyltransferase, translating to MKRVIYPGTFDPVTYGHIDIVKRAVDLFDEVFITVAINPSKQPLFTTQERVDMLRESLKEFSNKVIIDSFDGLLVEHAKKVGAIAIVRGLRQISDFEFEFQMALMNRKLSGDITTIFLMPHERYTYLNSTVIRNLASLKADISNFVPSNVQEALKKKFR from the coding sequence ATGAAAAGAGTAATTTATCCCGGCACTTTTGATCCTGTAACTTATGGACATATTGATATCGTTAAACGAGCAGTTGATCTTTTTGATGAAGTTTTTATCACAGTTGCAATTAACCCATCAAAACAGCCGTTGTTTACTACTCAAGAACGAGTTGATATGCTCAGAGAATCATTAAAGGAATTTAGTAATAAAGTGATAATTGATTCATTTGATGGACTTTTAGTTGAACACGCAAAAAAAGTTGGCGCTATTGCAATTGTAAGAGGTTTAAGACAAATAAGTGATTTTGAATTTGAATTTCAAATGGCATTGATGAACCGCAAACTTAGCGGAGATATAACAACTATTTTTTTAATGCCTCACGAGCGTTATACTTATCTTAATTCAACTGTTATCAGAAATCTTGCATCACTCAAAGCTGATATCAGCAACTTCGTCCCGTCGAATGTACAAGAGGCACTAAAGAAAAAGTTTCGATAG
- a CDS encoding YeeE/YedE thiosulfate transporter family protein: MEEKKYMNPYLAGTLLGLLLLATIYITGRGLGASGAVKSFTVGIVESAAPEHANNNSFYTEYAKEHEGSPLMNWLVFEVVGVLIGGFISGLISNRLNLKLEYGPRSKPNIRIAGALIGGLLFGFGAQLGRGCTSGSALSGMAVLSAGGLITMMAIFGGAYMFAYFFRKLWI; this comes from the coding sequence ATGGAAGAAAAAAAATATATGAATCCATATTTGGCTGGTACATTATTAGGACTCTTACTACTGGCTACAATTTACATTACAGGCAGAGGATTAGGTGCAAGCGGGGCGGTTAAAAGTTTTACTGTTGGAATTGTTGAATCTGCTGCACCTGAACATGCAAATAATAACTCGTTCTATACAGAGTATGCAAAGGAACATGAAGGTAGTCCATTAATGAACTGGCTTGTCTTTGAAGTTGTTGGAGTACTAATAGGAGGATTTATATCCGGATTAATTTCTAACAGATTAAATCTTAAATTGGAATACGGACCAAGATCAAAACCAAACATAAGAATTGCGGGCGCTTTGATTGGAGGATTACTTTTTGGATTTGGTGCTCAGCTTGGGAGAGGATGCACAAGCGGTTCTGCACTGAGCGGCATGGCAGTGCTTTCAGCAGGAGGATTGATAACAATGATGGCAATATTCGGCGGAGCATATATGTTTGCATATTTTTTCAGA
- a CDS encoding MarR family transcriptional regulator → MLAEMEPIADMICELTRNCNIKEEYFAASFNMSPTEIKFLKLFAVKPQYTIKELRDVLKLTPGRITHVLTSLEAKNLISRTLNVNDKREILVSLLPKANPLITNLKQNYNELHKRILQNVSQRELENISSALKTLNQVFAEWVNQK, encoded by the coding sequence ATGCTTGCTGAAATGGAACCAATCGCAGATATGATTTGCGAACTTACACGCAATTGTAATATTAAAGAAGAATATTTTGCTGCGAGTTTTAATATGTCGCCAACTGAAATTAAATTCTTAAAACTTTTTGCAGTCAAACCTCAATATACTATCAAGGAATTGCGTGATGTATTAAAACTTACACCTGGCAGAATAACACATGTTTTAACTTCATTAGAAGCCAAAAACCTTATTTCCAGAACTTTGAATGTAAATGATAAAAGGGAAATATTAGTTAGCCTGCTGCCAAAAGCTAATCCACTAATTACAAATTTGAAGCAGAATTATAACGAGCTTCATAAAAGAATTCTTCAGAATGTAAGCCAGAGAGAACTTGAAAATATTTCATCGGCATTAAAGACTCTCAATCAAGTTTTTGCTGAATGGGTCAATCAAAAATAA